The following proteins are encoded in a genomic region of Pikeienuella piscinae:
- a CDS encoding ABC transporter ATP-binding protein yields the protein MHAAVTGAAGAAVISIREVTVRFGGILALDGVGFDIIAGEILGLIGPNGAGKTTLFNCLSRLYTPTSGDIEFEGESILGLEPHRIAGLGIGRTFQNVAAFSNLSVRDNIRVGGHSATVGDPITDAFRLGRARRERAKIDRTAQDLIDWLDLGEVAELPVAGLPFGWQKRVEMARALATEPKLLLLDEPAAGLNHDEVEALGDLIRRVRDERGVTVLLVEHHMSLVMSVSDRVVVMNFGRKIAEGPPAAVQQNPEVVAAYLGGGE from the coding sequence ATGCACGCAGCGGTGACGGGCGCGGCCGGCGCGGCGGTGATCTCGATACGCGAGGTCACCGTCCGCTTCGGCGGCATCCTCGCGCTGGACGGGGTCGGCTTCGACATCATCGCGGGCGAGATTCTCGGGCTGATCGGGCCGAACGGGGCCGGCAAGACCACGCTCTTCAACTGCCTCAGCCGACTTTACACCCCGACCTCGGGCGATATCGAGTTCGAGGGCGAGTCGATCCTCGGGCTTGAGCCGCATCGCATCGCCGGTCTCGGAATCGGGCGCACCTTCCAGAACGTCGCCGCCTTCTCCAACCTCTCAGTGCGCGACAACATCCGCGTCGGCGGCCATTCGGCGACGGTGGGCGATCCGATCACAGACGCGTTCCGACTCGGCCGCGCGCGGCGCGAGCGCGCGAAGATCGACCGAACGGCGCAGGACCTGATCGACTGGCTCGATCTCGGGGAGGTCGCGGAGCTGCCGGTCGCCGGGCTGCCCTTCGGCTGGCAGAAACGCGTCGAAATGGCCCGCGCGCTGGCGACCGAGCCGAAGCTTCTCCTGCTCGACGAGCCGGCCGCGGGGCTCAACCATGACGAGGTCGAGGCCCTCGGCGACCTCATTCGCCGGGTGCGCGACGAGCGCGGCGTGACCGTGCTTCTCGTCGAGCATCACATGTCGCTGGTGATGTCGGTCTCCGACCGCGTCGTGGTGATGAATTTCGGCCGCAAGATCGCGGAGGGGCCGCCCGCCGCGGTCCAGCAGAACCCCGAGGTCGTCGCCGCCTATCTGGGAGGCGGGGAATGA
- a CDS encoding ABC transporter ATP-binding protein has protein sequence MSAILEVRGLEASYGALQVLRGIDFEVKKGGVTALLGANGAGKTTTLRALCGMIRRKGEITFDGARIERMNTESIVRLGVAHIPEGRGTFTSLTTEENLQLGAMTRPQGRDIQSDIDRAYEFFPVLKERRNQQAGTLSGGEQQMLAIARALMLRPKLMLLDEPSFGLAPLIVRQIFDILADVQKEAGASMLIVEQNAALALELADHAYLIETGAIVMSGDAKSIREDDSVRASYLGY, from the coding sequence ATGAGCGCGATTCTGGAGGTCCGGGGCCTCGAGGCCTCCTACGGCGCGCTGCAGGTCCTGCGCGGGATCGATTTCGAGGTCAAGAAGGGCGGCGTCACCGCGCTGCTCGGCGCCAACGGCGCCGGCAAGACGACGACCCTGCGGGCGCTCTGCGGCATGATCCGCAGGAAGGGAGAGATCACTTTCGACGGCGCGCGGATCGAACGCATGAACACCGAGTCCATCGTCCGGCTCGGCGTCGCGCATATCCCCGAAGGGCGCGGCACCTTCACCTCGCTGACGACGGAGGAGAACCTTCAGCTCGGCGCGATGACGCGGCCGCAGGGGCGCGACATCCAGTCCGATATCGACCGCGCTTACGAGTTTTTCCCGGTGCTGAAGGAACGGCGGAACCAGCAGGCGGGCACGCTTTCCGGCGGCGAGCAGCAAATGCTCGCCATCGCCCGCGCGCTGATGCTGCGCCCGAAACTGATGTTGCTCGACGAGCCCTCCTTCGGCCTCGCGCCGCTGATCGTCCGGCAGATTTTCGACATTCTCGCCGATGTGCAGAAGGAGGCCGGCGCGTCCATGCTGATCGTCGAGCAGAACGCCGCGCTGGCGCTCGAACTCGCCGATCACGCCTACCTGATCGAGACCGGCGCGATCGTCATGTCGGGCGACGCGAAATCGATCCGCGAGGATGACAGCGTCCGCGCCTCCTATCTCGGCTATTGA
- a CDS encoding branched-chain amino acid ABC transporter permease produces the protein MELFLQQIVSGVATGGIYACMALAVVMIYQAIHHLNFAQGEMATFSTFIAWQLLTWGLPYAIVIPLAILISFVGGFMLERIVFKPIQNAPVLSHVVVFIALFVIFNSASGFIWNFSIKPMPSPFGEGPLYADSLMSKHQAGMIAVTLLVLALLWAFFRFTRVGLAMRAAAANPESARLVGVKVGFMTALGWGMASAIGAVAGILIAPVVFLEPNMMLAILLYGFAGAVLGGLTSPGGAVIGGFLVGIIENLSGTYIPVVGGELKLPIALFLIVVVLVFKPTGLFGRRVVQRV, from the coding sequence ATGGAGCTATTCCTGCAGCAGATCGTCTCCGGGGTCGCCACCGGCGGGATCTACGCCTGCATGGCGCTCGCGGTGGTGATGATCTACCAGGCGATCCATCACCTGAATTTCGCCCAGGGCGAGATGGCGACCTTCTCCACCTTCATCGCATGGCAGTTGCTGACCTGGGGCCTGCCCTACGCCATCGTCATCCCGCTCGCCATCCTGATCAGCTTCGTCGGCGGCTTCATGCTGGAGCGGATCGTCTTCAAGCCGATCCAGAACGCGCCGGTCCTCAGCCATGTCGTCGTCTTCATCGCGCTTTTCGTGATCTTCAACTCGGCCTCCGGGTTCATCTGGAATTTCAGCATCAAGCCGATGCCGAGCCCGTTCGGCGAAGGCCCGCTCTACGCCGACAGCCTGATGAGCAAGCATCAGGCCGGCATGATCGCGGTGACGCTCCTCGTCCTCGCGCTCCTCTGGGCGTTCTTCCGCTTCACCCGCGTCGGCCTCGCGATGCGGGCGGCGGCGGCGAACCCGGAAAGCGCCCGGCTCGTCGGCGTCAAGGTCGGGTTCATGACCGCGCTCGGCTGGGGCATGGCTTCGGCCATCGGCGCGGTCGCGGGCATCCTGATCGCGCCGGTGGTGTTTCTTGAGCCGAACATGATGCTGGCGATCCTGCTCTACGGCTTCGCCGGCGCCGTGCTCGGCGGGCTCACCAGCCCCGGCGGCGCGGTCATCGGCGGGTTTCTCGTCGGGATCATCGAGAATCTGTCAGGAACTTACATCCCCGTCGTCGGGGGCGAGCTGAAGCTGCCGATCGCGCTGTTCCTGATCGTCGTCGTTCTGGTGTTCAAACCGACGGGGCTCTTCGGGCGTCGCGTCGTGCAGAGGGTCTGA
- a CDS encoding branched-chain amino acid ABC transporter permease, whose amino-acid sequence MASTTETTPAAAPLFTLERAGYLFILVVLIALPFFSKSFFVFQVTQMLVYAIAIMGLNFLTGINGQFSLGHGAFYAVGAYTTAILVEMAGVHYALTLPAAGVICFMVGFLFGLPALRLESIYLALATFALAVATPQFLRLSVLEEYTGGVQGIVVFSETFEAPVPFGLPLSSEVWIYFFTLGVGALLYWLAKNLVASRTGRALMAIRDNPIAAQSMGVNTALYKATAFGISALITGVAGGLSAIVVKFVAPDSFTFTLSVALLVGIVVGGVGWLPGALIGAVFIVFVPNVAEELSKGLSGAIYGVFLILMIYLAPTGAGGLIRSGAIRLKRLFNSR is encoded by the coding sequence ATGGCGTCGACGACGGAAACCACGCCCGCGGCCGCGCCGCTCTTCACGCTGGAGCGGGCGGGTTATCTCTTCATCCTCGTCGTGCTGATCGCGCTGCCGTTCTTCTCCAAGAGCTTCTTCGTCTTTCAGGTCACGCAGATGCTGGTCTACGCGATCGCCATCATGGGGCTGAACTTCCTGACCGGGATCAACGGGCAGTTCTCCCTCGGTCACGGCGCCTTCTACGCGGTCGGGGCCTACACCACCGCGATCCTGGTGGAGATGGCGGGGGTTCACTACGCGCTCACGCTGCCGGCGGCCGGCGTGATCTGCTTCATGGTGGGCTTTCTCTTCGGGCTGCCCGCGCTCCGGCTCGAGAGCATCTATCTCGCGCTCGCGACCTTCGCGCTGGCGGTGGCGACGCCGCAATTCCTCCGCCTCTCGGTGCTGGAGGAATACACCGGCGGCGTTCAGGGCATCGTGGTCTTTTCCGAGACATTCGAGGCGCCGGTGCCCTTCGGTCTGCCGCTCAGCTCCGAGGTCTGGATCTATTTCTTCACCCTCGGCGTCGGCGCCCTTCTCTACTGGCTGGCGAAGAACCTCGTCGCCAGCCGCACGGGACGCGCGCTGATGGCGATCCGCGACAACCCGATCGCGGCGCAGTCGATGGGCGTCAACACCGCGCTCTACAAGGCGACCGCCTTCGGGATCAGCGCGCTCATCACCGGCGTCGCCGGCGGGCTGAGCGCCATCGTGGTCAAATTCGTCGCCCCGGACAGCTTCACCTTCACGCTTTCGGTCGCGCTCCTCGTCGGAATCGTCGTCGGCGGCGTCGGCTGGCTGCCCGGCGCGCTGATCGGCGCGGTCTTCATCGTCTTCGTGCCGAACGTGGCGGAGGAGCTCTCGAAAGGGCTCTCCGGCGCGATCTACGGCGTGTTCCTCATTCTCATGATATACCTCGCGCCGACAGGCGCGGGCGGTCTGATCCGCTCCGGCGCGATCAGGCTCAAAAGGCTGTTCAACAGTCGATGA
- a CDS encoding ABC transporter substrate-binding protein, whose protein sequence is MITRRQSLIGAAASALALKAGPSLADTVGVSDSSIKIGNTMPYSGPASAYGQIGETIGKFFEMLNDAGGVNGRMVEFISYDDGYSPPKTVEQTRKLVERDEVALVFQGLGTGTNTAIHKYMNAKKVPQLFVATGASKWNDPKNFPWTMGWQPNYKTEAKIYAQHVLQTQPDAKIGILYQNDDFGKDYLEGFKAGLGDKTSMIVDEQPYETMDPTVDSQMISLKASGADVFLNVTTPKFAAQAIKKAHEIGWKPTHYLTNVSISVGAVMKPAGFEAAQGIISAGYLMDSTDPQYDDNEEMQAWRAFMDKWYPDGDQASSFTIYGYAVSRTMVKVLEQAGDDLSRKNIMKQATSLRQVDIPLLLPGITVSTSPEDYAPIEAMRLQKFTGETFELFGDVIAAESS, encoded by the coding sequence ATGATCACGAGACGACAATCCCTCATCGGCGCAGCCGCCAGCGCGCTGGCGCTCAAGGCCGGCCCCTCTCTCGCCGATACGGTGGGCGTGAGCGACAGCTCGATCAAGATCGGCAACACGATGCCCTATTCCGGCCCGGCCTCGGCCTATGGCCAGATCGGCGAAACCATCGGCAAGTTCTTCGAGATGCTCAATGACGCGGGCGGCGTCAACGGCCGCATGGTCGAGTTCATCAGCTATGATGACGGATACTCGCCGCCCAAGACCGTGGAGCAGACCCGCAAGCTGGTCGAGCGGGACGAGGTCGCGCTGGTCTTCCAGGGCCTCGGCACAGGCACCAACACCGCGATCCACAAATACATGAACGCGAAAAAGGTGCCGCAGCTCTTCGTCGCCACCGGCGCGTCGAAATGGAACGACCCGAAGAACTTTCCCTGGACCATGGGCTGGCAGCCCAACTACAAGACGGAAGCGAAGATCTACGCGCAGCACGTCCTTCAGACCCAGCCCGACGCGAAGATCGGAATCCTTTATCAGAACGACGATTTCGGCAAGGATTACCTCGAAGGGTTCAAGGCGGGGCTCGGCGACAAGACCTCGATGATCGTCGACGAACAGCCCTACGAGACCATGGATCCGACCGTGGACAGCCAGATGATCTCGCTCAAAGCCTCGGGCGCCGACGTGTTCCTCAACGTCACGACGCCGAAATTCGCCGCTCAGGCGATCAAGAAGGCGCATGAGATCGGCTGGAAGCCGACGCATTACCTCACCAACGTCTCGATCTCCGTGGGCGCGGTGATGAAGCCGGCGGGTTTCGAGGCGGCGCAGGGCATCATTTCCGCCGGCTACCTGATGGACTCGACCGATCCGCAATATGACGACAATGAGGAAATGCAGGCTTGGCGCGCGTTCATGGACAAATGGTATCCGGACGGCGATCAGGCCTCCAGCTTCACCATTTACGGCTACGCGGTCTCCAGGACGATGGTGAAGGTGCTGGAACAGGCGGGCGATGACCTGAGCCGCAAGAACATCATGAAGCAGGCGACGAGCCTGCGGCAGGTGGACATACCGCTGCTGCTTCCTGGTATCACGGTCTCGACTTCGCCGGAGGATTACGCGCCGATCGAGGCCATGCGCCTGCAGAAGTTCACCGGCGAGACGTTCGAGCTCTTCGGGGATGTGATCGCCGCCGAAAGCAGCTGA
- a CDS encoding amidohydrolase family protein translates to MENVAMPHLEVRPDWLAKNVEAPIEPGRPIIDPHHHLWERPKARYLFHDLLADVSAGHDIRATVYIQCRSMHRADGPPELAPVGEVEFAAGAAAMAESGHYGDCRICAGIVGTADMTLGADVGRVLDALEAGANGRLRGIRFPMAKSGDPAIVGSVVDPPEGLMREESVAAAAREIGRRGLVLDTWSFQTQLQDLLVLARRAPETVVVIDHVGGVLGVGGFTGKREDAFAGWRADMAALAALPNTRVKLGGLAMHTCGFGFETAASPPGSEELAASWRPYIETCIELFGPERAMFESNFPVDKGQVSYTNLWNTFSRLSSGASEAEKDRLFRETAAETYRLSV, encoded by the coding sequence ATGGAGAACGTGGCGATGCCGCATCTTGAGGTGCGGCCTGACTGGCTTGCGAAGAATGTCGAGGCGCCGATCGAGCCGGGCCGTCCGATCATCGACCCGCATCACCATCTCTGGGAGCGGCCGAAGGCGCGCTATCTCTTCCATGATCTGCTCGCGGACGTCTCCGCCGGCCACGACATCCGCGCCACGGTCTATATCCAGTGCCGCTCGATGCACCGCGCTGACGGGCCGCCGGAACTGGCGCCGGTCGGCGAGGTGGAGTTCGCGGCCGGCGCGGCGGCGATGGCGGAGAGCGGGCATTACGGCGATTGTCGCATCTGCGCCGGGATCGTCGGCACGGCGGACATGACCCTCGGCGCGGATGTCGGCCGGGTGCTGGACGCGCTGGAGGCGGGGGCGAACGGGCGGCTGCGCGGCATCCGCTTCCCGATGGCGAAATCGGGCGACCCGGCCATCGTCGGCAGCGTCGTCGACCCGCCGGAGGGGCTGATGCGCGAGGAGAGCGTTGCGGCGGCGGCGCGCGAGATCGGGCGGCGCGGGCTGGTGCTCGACACCTGGTCGTTCCAGACCCAGTTGCAGGATCTTCTGGTGCTGGCGCGGCGGGCGCCCGAGACGGTGGTGGTGATCGACCATGTCGGCGGCGTTCTCGGGGTCGGCGGGTTCACGGGGAAACGCGAGGACGCCTTCGCGGGCTGGCGCGCCGACATGGCGGCGCTGGCGGCCTTGCCGAACACGCGGGTGAAGCTCGGCGGGCTCGCCATGCACACCTGCGGTTTCGGCTTCGAGACGGCGGCGTCGCCGCCCGGCTCGGAAGAACTGGCGGCGTCATGGCGGCCCTATATCGAGACCTGCATCGAGCTTTTCGGCCCGGAGCGGGCGATGTTCGAGAGCAATTTTCCGGTCGACAAGGGACAGGTGAGCTACACCAATCTCTGGAACACCTTCTCCCGTCTCTCCTCGGGCGCCTCGGAAGCGGAGAAGGACCGGCTTTTTCGGGAAACGGCGGCGGAGACCTACCGGCTTTCGGTCTGA
- a CDS encoding trimethylamine methyltransferase family protein, translated as MDQERAPEERRGRRGRRGAGETPVRAARRRGLRNPFTAQRAVSDDEIESLHRAALTVLENLGLVALSPEARAIFRAAGALVDEDSGMVRIGREIVEAALAAAPSEFIIRAGAAAHDLDYAPGALLFGPGAGCPNATDRERGRRPGSFRDFEELTRLAASFDAIHFLAPMAEPQDIAPALRHYAMTRCQLATSPKVAFTYSRGRAQVEDCFRMLMIGAGLDEAAFRAEPRTYTVINTNSPRQIDRSMAEGIIDHARWGQVSVITPFCLLGAMAPVTVAGALTLQHAEALAGVTLAQLAAPGAPVVYGNFASNVDMRSGAPAFGTPEHVKATLGAGQLARRIGLPWRASVGTSTNMADAQGAAETAFALWAAVLAGANMVIHSAGWLEGGLTHSYEKLILDIEMLESIAELCAPFEADEAARGLDAIAEVAPGGHFFAAAHTMTRYRTAFHEPIVAGTANLGQWTEAGAMPADARATSVWKARLAAFEPDGVSEERLAALDKFITRRTEAGGAPPGE; from the coding sequence ATGGATCAGGAGCGCGCGCCGGAGGAGAGGCGGGGACGGCGCGGGCGGCGGGGCGCCGGCGAGACTCCGGTGCGCGCGGCGCGGCGGCGGGGGCTGCGCAATCCCTTCACCGCGCAACGCGCGGTTTCCGACGATGAAATCGAGTCTCTCCACCGTGCGGCGCTCACGGTGCTGGAGAATCTGGGGCTGGTGGCGCTCTCGCCCGAGGCGCGGGCGATCTTCCGCGCGGCCGGCGCGCTGGTGGACGAAGACAGCGGAATGGTCCGCATCGGGCGGGAGATCGTCGAGGCGGCGCTGGCGGCGGCGCCGTCGGAATTCATCATCCGCGCCGGCGCCGCCGCGCATGATCTCGACTACGCGCCGGGCGCGCTTCTCTTCGGCCCCGGCGCCGGCTGCCCGAACGCGACCGACCGCGAGCGCGGCCGCCGGCCCGGCTCCTTCCGGGATTTCGAGGAGCTGACCCGGCTCGCCGCCAGTTTCGACGCGATCCATTTCCTGGCCCCGATGGCCGAGCCGCAGGACATCGCGCCGGCGCTCCGCCACTACGCGATGACGCGCTGTCAGCTCGCGACCTCGCCCAAGGTCGCCTTCACCTATTCGCGCGGAAGGGCGCAGGTGGAGGATTGCTTCCGGATGCTGATGATCGGCGCCGGGCTGGACGAGGCGGCGTTTCGCGCTGAGCCGCGAACCTACACCGTCATCAACACCAATTCGCCGCGTCAGATCGACCGTTCGATGGCCGAGGGGATCATCGACCATGCCCGCTGGGGGCAAGTTTCAGTCATCACGCCCTTCTGCCTCCTTGGCGCGATGGCGCCGGTGACGGTGGCGGGGGCGCTGACCCTGCAACACGCGGAGGCGCTCGCCGGCGTGACGCTGGCGCAGCTCGCCGCGCCCGGCGCGCCGGTCGTCTACGGGAATTTCGCCTCGAATGTCGACATGCGTTCGGGCGCGCCGGCCTTCGGGACGCCGGAGCACGTCAAGGCGACGCTGGGGGCCGGCCAACTCGCGCGCAGGATCGGGCTGCCCTGGCGCGCCTCGGTCGGCACCTCGACGAACATGGCCGACGCGCAGGGCGCCGCCGAGACGGCTTTCGCGCTCTGGGCGGCCGTGCTGGCCGGGGCGAACATGGTGATCCATTCCGCGGGCTGGCTCGAGGGCGGGCTGACGCATTCATATGAGAAGCTCATCCTCGACATCGAGATGCTGGAGAGCATCGCCGAGCTTTGCGCGCCGTTCGAGGCCGACGAGGCGGCGCGCGGGCTCGACGCCATCGCGGAGGTCGCGCCGGGCGGCCATTTTTTCGCGGCGGCGCACACCATGACGCGCTATCGCACCGCGTTTCACGAGCCGATCGTGGCCGGGACAGCGAATCTCGGACAGTGGACCGAGGCAGGCGCGATGCCGGCCGACGCGCGCGCGACCTCGGTCTGGAAGGCGCGGTTGGCGGCTTTCGAGCCGGACGGCGTCAGCGAAGAGCGGCTCGCCGCGCTCGACAAGTTCATCACCCGGCGCACCGAAGCTGGCGGAGCGCCGCCGGGCGAGTGA
- a CDS encoding IlvD/Edd family dehydratase codes for MTALYIERYCNNAFTYEELRSGKPVIGIAQTGSDLSPCNKIHQQLSPRVRDGIREAGGIPMEFPVHPIQETGKRPTAALDRNLAYLGLVELLHGYPIDAVVLTTGCDKTTPALLMAAATVDIPAIVLSGGPMLNGWLDGDDLIGSGTAIWKMRRELGAGKITEEEFLIGASGSAPSLGHCNTMGTASTMNAIAEALGMSLTGCSAIPAPYRERMGMAYVTGKRIVEMAHEDLKPSDVMTREAFLNAIAVNSAIGGSTNAQPHLHAIANHVGVELKPADWQVHGHDVPLLLNMQPAGKYLGERFYRAGGVPAIMWELREAGRLHDAPTVTGKGMLTNLDGRESKDREMIHAYDDPIVDQAGFVVMTGNLFDTAIMKTSVISKEFRDRYLCNKGDENAFEARAIVFEGSEDYHDRINDPDLNIDEYCVLVVRGAGPIGWPGSAEVVNMQPPDALLKRGITSLPTIGDGRQSGTADSPSILNASPEAAAGGGLAYLKTGDMVRIDLNTGRCDALVDEAEWEERKKAGPLIPPESQTPWQELARNHVTQLAAGGCIDLAIKYQKVRDAIPRHNH; via the coding sequence ATGACCGCGCTTTACATCGAGCGCTACTGCAACAACGCCTTCACCTATGAGGAGCTGCGCTCCGGCAAGCCGGTGATCGGCATCGCCCAGACCGGCTCCGACCTTTCGCCCTGCAACAAGATCCACCAGCAGCTCTCGCCGCGCGTGCGCGACGGCATCAGGGAGGCCGGCGGCATCCCGATGGAGTTTCCCGTCCACCCGATTCAGGAGACCGGCAAACGCCCGACCGCGGCGCTTGACCGCAACCTCGCCTATCTCGGGCTGGTCGAATTGCTGCACGGCTACCCGATCGACGCGGTGGTGCTGACGACGGGCTGCGACAAGACCACGCCCGCCCTCCTGATGGCGGCGGCGACGGTGGACATCCCCGCCATCGTCCTTTCCGGCGGGCCGATGCTGAACGGCTGGCTCGACGGCGACGACCTGATCGGCTCCGGCACCGCGATCTGGAAGATGCGGCGCGAGCTCGGGGCCGGCAAGATCACCGAGGAGGAGTTCCTGATCGGCGCCTCCGGCTCCGCGCCCTCGCTCGGCCATTGCAACACGATGGGCACCGCCTCGACCATGAACGCCATCGCCGAGGCGCTCGGCATGTCGCTCACCGGCTGCTCGGCGATCCCGGCCCCCTACCGCGAGCGGATGGGCATGGCCTATGTCACCGGCAAACGCATCGTCGAGATGGCGCATGAGGATCTCAAACCCTCCGACGTGATGACGCGCGAAGCGTTCCTGAACGCCATCGCGGTCAATTCCGCCATCGGCGGCTCGACCAACGCCCAGCCGCATCTGCACGCCATCGCCAACCATGTCGGGGTGGAGCTGAAGCCGGCGGACTGGCAGGTGCACGGCCATGACGTGCCGCTCCTCCTCAACATGCAGCCGGCCGGCAAGTATCTGGGCGAGCGGTTCTACCGCGCCGGCGGCGTCCCGGCGATCATGTGGGAATTGCGCGAGGCCGGGCGCCTCCATGACGCGCCGACCGTCACCGGGAAGGGCATGCTCACCAATCTCGACGGGCGCGAGTCGAAAGACCGGGAGATGATCCACGCCTATGACGATCCGATCGTCGACCAGGCGGGCTTCGTCGTGATGACCGGCAACCTCTTCGACACCGCGATCATGAAGACCTCGGTGATCTCGAAGGAGTTCCGCGACCGCTATCTCTGCAACAAGGGCGACGAGAACGCATTCGAGGCCCGCGCCATCGTCTTCGAGGGTTCGGAGGATTACCATGACCGGATCAATGACCCGGATCTGAACATCGACGAATACTGCGTGCTCGTCGTCCGCGGCGCCGGCCCGATCGGCTGGCCCGGCTCCGCCGAGGTGGTGAACATGCAACCGCCGGACGCCTTGCTGAAACGCGGCATCACCTCGCTGCCGACCATCGGCGACGGCCGCCAATCCGGCACGGCGGACAGCCCCTCGATCCTGAACGCCTCGCCCGAGGCGGCGGCTGGCGGCGGCCTCGCCTATCTCAAGACCGGCGACATGGTGCGGATCGATCTCAACACCGGCCGCTGCGACGCGCTGGTCGATGAGGCGGAATGGGAGGAGCGCAAGAAGGCCGGCCCGCTGATCCCGCCCGAGAGCCAGACCCCGTGGCAGGAGCTGGCCCGCAACCACGTGACGCAACTGGCCGCCGGCGGCTGCATCGACCTCGCGATCAAGTACCAGAAGGTGAGGGACGCGATCCCGCGGCACAATCACTGA
- a CDS encoding transglutaminase family protein gives MPRIMRILHRTEYRYDRLVSLNPHRLMLRPRDGHDLWVDDALLTIRPRAELRWSFDTFGNSIAVATFADATDSLLIESELFLRRYVTDFSFKPDGAHICPFPFDYTDEERRDLHPYLGLQFPEDADILDQWLEANFVDRPGGAFHFLHSLSDSIHRSLTYSSRDEMGTQTAAETIFRGLGTCRDFAFLFMEASRRFGFAARFVTGYLNDLNAGRDGAADAEGPVGGGATHAWADVFVPGEGWIEFDPTNRITAGGELVRVATTRTPSQASPVSGSYVGAGAVFLGLTVSVDVSEAERLP, from the coding sequence GTGCCCCGCATCATGCGCATCCTACACAGGACGGAATACAGATACGACCGTCTCGTGAGCCTCAATCCGCACAGGCTCATGTTGCGGCCGCGCGACGGTCACGACCTCTGGGTCGACGACGCCCTTCTGACCATCAGACCGCGCGCCGAATTGCGATGGTCCTTCGACACGTTCGGCAATTCGATCGCCGTCGCGACGTTCGCCGACGCGACGGATTCGCTCCTGATCGAGAGCGAGCTTTTTCTCCGCCGCTACGTCACCGACTTTTCCTTCAAGCCGGACGGTGCGCATATCTGTCCCTTTCCGTTCGATTACACTGACGAGGAAAGGCGGGATCTTCATCCCTATCTCGGCCTCCAGTTTCCTGAAGACGCCGATATTCTGGATCAATGGCTGGAGGCGAATTTCGTCGACCGGCCCGGCGGCGCCTTTCATTTCCTCCATAGCCTCAGCGATTCGATCCATCGCAGCCTGACCTATTCCAGCCGCGACGAGATGGGGACGCAAACCGCGGCGGAGACGATCTTCCGCGGTCTCGGCACCTGCCGCGACTTCGCGTTCCTGTTCATGGAGGCGTCGCGCAGGTTCGGCTTCGCCGCGCGGTTCGTCACCGGATATCTGAACGACCTCAACGCCGGGCGAGACGGGGCGGCCGACGCGGAGGGGCCGGTCGGCGGCGGCGCGACCCACGCATGGGCCGACGTCTTCGTGCCGGGCGAAGGGTGGATCGAGTTCGATCCGACGAACAGGATCACCGCGGGGGGCGAACTGGTCCGGGTGGCGACGACGCGCACGCCGTCCCAGGCCTCGCCGGTCTCGGGCAGCTATGTCGGCGCCGGCGCTGTCTTCCTCGGGCTCACCGTTTCGGTCGATGTGAGCGAAGCGGAACGCCTGCCCTGA
- a CDS encoding transglutaminase-like domain-containing protein, with protein MLIRFGFEIDIECASPVAMLLALSTHSQLEGRMIGEDFVRLPPQRRRSTYLDRFGNRITRLLAPIGPTNMWSDCVIEVDGRPDRQSPSAAQHPIPDLPDDVLAYLLPSRYCDSDKLTNEAWSNFGGFPEGWARVQAITDFVHQHVTFGYQFGRADKMASDVFKEKAGVCRDFAHLSIALCRAMNIPARYASGYLGDIGVPYSGPGDFCAWFEVYLGGRWHTFDARYNTPRIGRILMVRGADAADVAMITSFGGYELKHFRVWTDQVEDGLGDDQLHEMLRTRPDGEPLVYQSSARVA; from the coding sequence ATGCTGATCCGCTTCGGATTTGAAATCGATATCGAGTGCGCGAGTCCGGTCGCGATGCTGCTGGCGCTTTCAACGCACAGCCAACTCGAAGGCCGCATGATCGGCGAAGACTTCGTCCGTCTGCCGCCTCAGCGCCGTCGCTCGACATATCTGGACCGGTTCGGAAACCGGATCACCCGGCTCCTGGCGCCGATCGGGCCGACCAACATGTGGTCTGATTGCGTCATCGAGGTGGACGGGCGACCGGATCGGCAATCCCCCTCGGCCGCGCAGCACCCGATTCCCGATCTCCCGGACGACGTCCTCGCCTATCTCCTCCCGAGCCGGTATTGCGACAGCGACAAGCTGACGAACGAGGCCTGGTCGAATTTCGGCGGCTTCCCCGAAGGCTGGGCGCGGGTGCAGGCGATCACCGACTTCGTTCACCAGCACGTCACCTTCGGCTATCAGTTCGGCCGCGCCGACAAGATGGCTTCGGACGTGTTCAAGGAAAAGGCCGGGGTCTGCCGCGACTTCGCCCATCTCTCGATCGCACTCTGCCGCGCGATGAACATCCCCGCGCGCTACGCCAGCGGATATCTCGGCGATATCGGCGTCCCCTATTCAGGCCCGGGCGATTTCTGCGCCTGGTTCGAGGTCTATCTCGGCGGCCGCTGGCATACGTTCGACGCGCGCTACAATACCCCCAGGATCGGCAGGATCCTGATGGTGCGCGGGGCGGACGCAGCCGACGTGGCGATGATCACGTCCTTCGGCGGATATGAGCTCAAACATTTCCGGGTCTGGACAGACCAGGTCGAGGATGGTCTCGGCGATGACCAACTCCACGAGATGCTGCGCACCCGGCCCGACGGAGAGCCGCTTGTCTACCAGTCCTCGGCCCGCGTCGCCTGA